A window of the Bradyrhizobium ottawaense genome harbors these coding sequences:
- a CDS encoding glutathione S-transferase family protein, with protein MLTVHHLGKSQSERIVWLCEELEIPYELKRYARDPVTMLAPADYKALHPIGAAPVITDGDLVLAESGAVVDYIIAKYGHGRLALNADHPDFAAYLYWFHFANGTLQANMGRNMILNRLNLAADNPILAATKARVDRAFDLIDARTREAEYLAGSEFTAADIMMGFSLTTMRYFLPYDLARCRNILGYLARIGARPAYRRAMEKGDPGMALLLT; from the coding sequence ATGCTCACCGTCCATCACCTCGGCAAATCGCAATCCGAGCGGATCGTCTGGCTGTGTGAGGAGCTGGAGATTCCCTATGAATTGAAGCGCTACGCGCGCGATCCGGTGACGATGCTGGCCCCGGCCGATTACAAGGCGCTGCATCCGATCGGCGCCGCGCCTGTTATCACCGACGGCGATCTGGTGCTGGCCGAATCCGGCGCCGTGGTCGACTACATCATCGCGAAATACGGCCATGGCCGCCTCGCCTTGAACGCAGATCACCCCGACTTCGCGGCATATCTGTACTGGTTTCACTTCGCCAACGGCACGCTGCAGGCGAACATGGGACGCAACATGATCCTGAACCGGCTGAACCTCGCGGCCGACAATCCGATCCTCGCCGCCACCAAAGCGCGGGTCGACCGCGCCTTCGATCTGATCGATGCGCGAACGCGCGAGGCGGAATATCTTGCCGGCAGCGAATTCACGGCGGCCGACATCATGATGGGCTTCTCGCTCACCACCATGCGCTACTTCCTGCCCTACGACCTGGCGCGCTGCCGCAATATCCTCGGCTATCTCGCGCGCATCGGCGCCCGCCCGGCCTACCGGCGGGCGATGGAAAAGGGCGATCCGGGGATGGCCCTGCTCCTCACCTGA
- a CDS encoding amino acid ABC transporter permease, with translation MTTSTPEFPRRRALRLSLNRQQVTGLVWQIVVVGIAVAVIAWLWSNALHNLSVRRISTGFAFLGREAGMPIADSWLAYSPKNTYLRAFLVGIVNTLRVAVIGIVLATVLGTMIGIARLSRNWLLSRLAAVYVEMLRDIPLLLQLLFWYVLMQGLPAARAAWKPIEGIFLSNRGLVLPSIPIDEANLWVIAAAVAGLIVLHLVRRQLIARQLADGKPRHLWPYALALVAGWPALLSFALGASWTITMPELRGFNFVGGLTLAPEYFALLIALVTYTSAFIAEIVRSGIQAVPRGQWDAANALGLKKSFVLQRIVLPQALRVIIPPMTSQYLNLTKNSSLAVAVGYQDVVSIANTTLNQTGQAIEAIALIMMVFLTISLGISFFMNWYNARIALVER, from the coding sequence GTGACGACCTCCACGCCCGAATTCCCTCGCCGCCGCGCGCTGCGCCTATCGCTGAACCGTCAGCAGGTCACCGGGCTGGTCTGGCAGATCGTGGTGGTCGGGATCGCCGTCGCGGTCATTGCCTGGCTCTGGTCGAACGCCCTTCATAACCTGTCGGTACGCCGGATCTCGACCGGATTTGCCTTTCTCGGCCGCGAGGCGGGAATGCCGATTGCGGATTCCTGGCTCGCCTACAGCCCGAAGAATACCTATCTGCGCGCCTTCCTCGTCGGCATCGTCAACACGCTGCGCGTCGCCGTCATCGGCATCGTGCTGGCGACCGTGCTCGGCACCATGATCGGGATCGCGCGGCTGTCGAGGAACTGGCTGTTGTCGCGGTTGGCCGCGGTCTATGTCGAGATGCTCCGCGACATTCCGCTGCTGCTGCAACTGTTGTTCTGGTACGTCCTGATGCAGGGGCTTCCGGCGGCGCGCGCTGCCTGGAAGCCGATCGAAGGCATCTTCCTTTCCAACCGGGGCCTGGTGCTGCCCTCGATTCCGATCGACGAAGCGAACCTCTGGGTGATCGCCGCCGCCGTGGCCGGCCTGATTGTACTCCATCTGGTGCGGCGGCAATTGATTGCGCGGCAGCTCGCCGACGGCAAGCCCCGCCACCTCTGGCCCTACGCGCTCGCGCTGGTCGCGGGATGGCCGGCGCTGCTGTCGTTTGCGCTGGGCGCATCCTGGACCATCACGATGCCGGAACTGCGCGGCTTCAATTTCGTCGGCGGACTGACCCTGGCGCCGGAATATTTCGCGCTTCTGATCGCGCTCGTCACCTATACCTCGGCCTTCATCGCCGAGATCGTGCGCAGCGGCATCCAGGCCGTGCCGAGGGGGCAGTGGGATGCCGCCAACGCGCTCGGCCTGAAGAAGAGCTTCGTGCTTCAGCGCATCGTGTTGCCGCAGGCGTTGCGCGTCATCATTCCGCCGATGACAAGCCAGTACCTGAACCTGACCAAGAACTCGTCGCTGGCGGTCGCGGTCGGATACCAGGACGTGGTGTCGATCGCCAACACCACGCTGAACCAGACCGGCCAGGCCATCGAGGCGATCGCGCTGATCATGATGGTGTTCCTGACCATCAGCCTCGGCATCAGCTTCTTCATGAACTGGTACAATGCGCGCATCGCGCTGGTGGAGCGCTGA
- a CDS encoding aspartate/glutamate racemase family protein codes for MRITLVHALKHSIVPIEASFAKLWPDARLMNLMDDSLSADLARDGGLSDAMTERFLGLGRYAAGTGSDAILFTCSAFGPCIEAVARAHAPMPVLKPNEAMIEQAAAKGRRIGLLSSFPPTLASMPREFPSSIQIVPKLVEGAMAALDRGDRATHDRLVVEASKDLRDCDLIALAQYSMAPAAEQVAAATGRPVLTTPDSAVMKLKEMLSVS; via the coding sequence ATGCGCATCACCCTCGTTCACGCCCTGAAACATTCGATTGTGCCGATCGAGGCCTCGTTCGCGAAACTTTGGCCGGATGCCCGGCTGATGAACCTGATGGACGACAGCCTGTCTGCCGATCTCGCACGCGACGGCGGGCTTTCCGACGCCATGACCGAGCGCTTCCTCGGGCTCGGGCGCTACGCGGCCGGCACCGGTTCGGACGCTATACTGTTCACCTGTTCCGCCTTCGGCCCCTGCATCGAGGCCGTCGCCCGCGCCCACGCGCCGATGCCGGTGCTCAAGCCCAACGAAGCCATGATCGAGCAGGCCGCCGCCAAGGGCCGCAGGATCGGCCTGTTGTCGTCGTTCCCGCCGACGCTGGCGTCGATGCCGCGGGAGTTTCCGTCTTCGATCCAGATCGTGCCGAAGCTCGTGGAAGGCGCCATGGCAGCGCTCGACCGCGGCGACCGCGCGACGCATGATCGGCTGGTCGTGGAAGCCTCAAAGGACCTGCGCGACTGCGACCTGATCGCGCTTGCCCAATACAGCATGGCGCCCGCCGCCGAGCAGGTCGCCGCGGCAACCGGACGCCCGGTGCTGACAACGCCCGACAGCGCGGTGATGAAGCTGAAGGAAATGCTTTCCGTCAGCTAG
- a CDS encoding amino acid ABC transporter substrate-binding protein — MKRIVIATGLLAACSFAASAATLDTIKQRGTLVCGVSAGFAGFSTPDSQGNYKGLDVDYCRALAAGVLGDASKVRYVALTAQNRFTALQSGEIDVLYRNSTQTYLRGVTLGLRQGPVNFYDGQGFVVRADSGVKDLKGLNGATVCVAQGTTHEVTLGDYGRANGIEWKPLVFDRTDTMLQTFFGGRCDAMTQDASALAGSVTTQASNPADYTVLPQTISKEPLGPFTRSGDDVWTDIIAWLHYGLIEAEELGVTAANADEMTKSTTPAIQRLLGAAGDLGSRLGLDNKWMLQAIKAGGNYGEMFERNVGKASPLKLDRGLNATWTKGGLMYALPFK; from the coding sequence ATGAAGAGAATTGTCATCGCTACAGGTTTGCTCGCCGCGTGCAGTTTCGCAGCGTCGGCGGCAACGCTCGATACGATCAAGCAGCGCGGCACGCTGGTGTGCGGCGTCAGCGCCGGCTTCGCCGGATTTTCCACGCCGGACTCGCAGGGCAATTACAAGGGGCTCGACGTCGATTACTGCCGCGCTTTGGCTGCCGGCGTGCTCGGCGACGCCAGCAAGGTGCGTTATGTCGCACTGACGGCGCAGAACCGCTTCACGGCGTTGCAGTCCGGCGAAATCGACGTGCTCTACCGCAATTCCACACAGACCTATCTGCGCGGCGTCACGCTCGGCCTGCGGCAGGGACCGGTCAATTTCTATGACGGCCAGGGTTTCGTCGTCAGGGCCGACAGCGGCGTCAAGGATCTCAAGGGGCTGAACGGCGCCACCGTGTGCGTCGCGCAGGGCACCACCCACGAGGTCACGCTCGGCGATTACGGCCGCGCCAACGGGATCGAGTGGAAGCCGCTGGTGTTCGATCGCACCGACACGATGCTGCAGACCTTCTTTGGCGGGCGCTGCGATGCCATGACCCAGGATGCTTCGGCGCTCGCCGGCTCGGTCACGACCCAGGCTTCGAATCCGGCCGACTACACCGTGCTGCCGCAGACCATCAGCAAGGAACCGCTTGGGCCATTCACCCGCAGTGGCGACGACGTCTGGACCGACATCATCGCCTGGCTGCATTACGGCCTGATCGAGGCCGAGGAACTTGGCGTCACCGCCGCCAATGCGGACGAAATGACAAAGTCCACGACACCCGCGATCCAGCGCCTGCTCGGCGCCGCCGGCGATCTCGGATCGCGGCTTGGCCTCGACAACAAATGGATGCTGCAGGCGATCAAGGCCGGCGGCAATTACGGCGAGATGTTCGAGCGCAATGTGGGCAAGGCGAGCCCGCTGAAGCTCGACCGCGGCCTGAATGCGACCTGGACCAAGGGCGGTTTGATGTACGCGCTCCCGTTCAAGTGA
- a CDS encoding Bug family tripartite tricarboxylate transporter substrate binding protein, translated as MISRRAAICLTAIGLSAFASIGSATAADYPTRPVRFVVGYPPGGATDIIARLIGQRLSEKLGQQFVIENKPGAGNNIGTESVVNAEPDGYTVLLVNPANYINASLYANLKFNFVRDIAPIASFNRVPNVMTVNKDVTAKNVAEFIAYAKANPGKVNMASSGNGTSVHLSGEMFMAMAGIKMQHVPYRGAAPAITDMLGGQVQVIFDNMPSIIQHVRSGALRALAVTTTERSSQLPDTPTVAETVPGYEASALFGMGAPKNTPKEIIAKLNTEINAILAEPDMKKRLVELGGDPLIQTPEKFGADIAAETEKWKKVIEGANITKVE; from the coding sequence ATGATTTCACGCCGCGCCGCGATCTGCCTGACGGCTATCGGCCTTTCGGCATTCGCCTCCATCGGCAGCGCTACGGCCGCGGATTATCCGACGCGGCCGGTGCGCTTCGTGGTCGGCTACCCGCCCGGCGGCGCCACCGACATCATCGCGCGGCTGATCGGCCAGCGGCTGTCGGAGAAGCTTGGCCAGCAATTCGTGATCGAAAACAAGCCCGGCGCCGGCAACAACATCGGTACCGAGAGCGTCGTCAATGCCGAGCCGGATGGTTACACCGTGCTGCTGGTCAACCCGGCGAACTACATCAACGCCTCGCTGTACGCCAATCTGAAGTTCAATTTCGTTCGCGACATCGCACCGATCGCATCCTTCAATCGCGTGCCGAACGTGATGACCGTCAACAAGGACGTGACGGCCAAGAACGTTGCCGAATTCATCGCTTATGCGAAGGCCAATCCGGGCAAGGTGAACATGGCTTCCTCCGGCAACGGCACCTCGGTGCATCTGTCCGGCGAAATGTTCATGGCCATGGCCGGCATCAAGATGCAGCACGTGCCGTATCGCGGTGCTGCGCCGGCGATCACCGACATGCTCGGCGGCCAGGTACAGGTGATCTTCGACAACATGCCGTCGATCATCCAGCACGTCAGATCCGGCGCGCTGCGCGCCCTGGCGGTGACGACGACGGAGCGGTCGTCGCAACTGCCGGATACGCCGACGGTCGCCGAAACCGTTCCCGGCTACGAGGCGAGCGCGCTGTTCGGGATGGGGGCGCCGAAGAATACGCCGAAGGAAATCATCGCCAAGCTCAACACCGAGATCAACGCGATCCTGGCCGAGCCTGACATGAAAAAGCGCCTGGTCGAACTGGGCGGCGATCCGCTGATCCAGACGCCGGAGAAGTTCGGCGCCGACATCGCCGCCGAGACCGAGAAGTGGAAGAAAGTCATCGAAGGCGCCAACATCACCAAAGTGGAGTGA
- a CDS encoding amino acid ABC transporter permease, translating to MTSVTDIPQSSLPVDRPRTRRPPPGGPIIFWLRANLFGSIASTIVSLLLIGLLAKALVSLVQWGFWNAVFTVPGDQTAACRSIRGLGACWAVIPEKYRFILFGTYPFDQQWRPALATLTFIALFLVSSRRSFWRKELVLVWAAALVVIGLLMWGGVPGLPFVSQDRWGGLPVTLILATFGLAFGFPLGILVALGRRSKLPAIRSLCILYVELIRGVPLISLLFMASVMFPLFLPDGVNIDKLLRAQIAFVLFAGAYLAEVIRGGLQAVPRGQHDAADALGLSYWKKNGLIILPQAIRHVIPPLVNTFIAFFKDTSLVLIIGIFDLLTTAKTSIIDPAWQPFSVEVYLFVALIYFVFCFAMSRYSRHLEAQAQPN from the coding sequence ATGACCTCGGTAACGGATATTCCGCAAAGCTCGCTGCCCGTCGACCGGCCGCGCACCCGCAGGCCGCCGCCCGGAGGCCCGATCATCTTCTGGTTACGCGCCAATCTGTTCGGCTCGATCGCCTCGACCATCGTCTCCCTGTTGTTGATTGGCCTGCTGGCAAAGGCGCTCGTAAGCCTCGTGCAATGGGGCTTCTGGAATGCGGTCTTTACCGTGCCCGGCGACCAGACCGCCGCTTGCCGCTCGATCCGTGGCCTCGGCGCCTGCTGGGCGGTGATCCCGGAAAAATATCGATTCATTCTGTTCGGCACCTACCCGTTCGATCAGCAATGGCGCCCGGCGCTGGCGACGCTGACATTCATCGCGCTGTTCCTTGTGTCGAGCCGGCGCAGCTTCTGGCGCAAGGAGCTGGTGCTGGTGTGGGCGGCCGCGCTGGTCGTGATCGGCCTGTTGATGTGGGGCGGCGTCCCCGGGCTGCCCTTTGTTTCCCAGGACCGCTGGGGTGGCCTGCCGGTGACGCTGATCCTCGCCACCTTCGGGCTCGCCTTCGGCTTTCCGCTCGGAATTTTGGTGGCGCTCGGGCGCCGCTCAAAACTTCCGGCGATCCGCTCGCTTTGCATACTCTATGTCGAGTTGATCCGCGGCGTTCCCCTGATCAGCCTGCTGTTCATGGCCAGCGTGATGTTTCCGCTGTTCCTGCCCGACGGCGTCAACATCGACAAACTGCTCCGGGCGCAAATCGCCTTCGTGCTGTTTGCCGGCGCCTATCTGGCCGAAGTGATCCGCGGCGGGCTGCAGGCGGTGCCGCGAGGGCAGCACGACGCTGCCGACGCGCTCGGGCTCTCGTACTGGAAGAAGAACGGTCTGATCATCCTGCCGCAGGCCATTCGCCACGTCATCCCGCCGCTGGTGAATACGTTCATCGCCTTCTTCAAGGATACCAGCCTGGTTCTGATCATCGGCATCTTCGATCTGCTGACGACGGCCAAGACCTCCATTATCGATCCCGCCTGGCAACCCTTCAGCGTCGAGGTGTATCTGTTCGTCGCGCTGATCTATTTCGTCTTTTGCTTTGCCATGTCGCGCTACAGCCGGCATCTTGAGGCGCAGGCGCAGCCGAACTGA
- a CDS encoding aspartate aminotransferase family protein has product MGAAKSRVLHRSLRETPPKAVGGDGVWLIAEDGKRVLDASGGAAVSCLGHQHPRVLEALSRQASKLAYAHTGFFSSEPAEALAEKIVGDEPGGLAYAYFVSGGSEAIEAGIKLARQYFIESGQPQRQRFIARRQSYHGNTLGALSAGGNAWRREPYAPLLSQAFSHVTPAFAYREKRDSESETDFVARLAAELEAEFQRLGPDTVAAFIAEPVVGATAGCAPAPEGYFRAVRDICNRHGALLILDEVMCGMGRTGTRHAWEQEGIAPDIQAIAKGLGGGYQPIGAMLASDRIIDTIRQGSGSFQHGHTYLAHPLACAAALEVQRVIDDENLLDRVKDLGGQLERRLTERFGNHRHVGDIRGRGLFQAIELVADRASREPFDPALKLNARIKAAAFERGLACYPAGGTADGRRGDHVLLAPPYISTSDDIDMIVDRLGQAVDAALKSIGH; this is encoded by the coding sequence ATGGGCGCCGCCAAGAGCCGGGTGCTGCACCGAAGTCTGCGCGAAACCCCGCCGAAGGCCGTCGGCGGCGACGGCGTCTGGCTGATTGCCGAGGACGGCAAACGCGTTCTCGATGCCTCCGGCGGCGCCGCCGTGTCCTGTCTCGGCCATCAGCATCCGCGGGTGCTCGAGGCGCTGTCGCGGCAGGCCTCGAAGCTGGCCTATGCCCATACCGGCTTTTTCTCGTCGGAGCCGGCCGAGGCGCTGGCCGAGAAGATCGTCGGCGATGAGCCTGGTGGATTAGCTTACGCCTATTTCGTCAGCGGCGGCTCTGAAGCGATCGAAGCCGGCATCAAGCTGGCGCGGCAATATTTCATCGAGAGCGGTCAGCCGCAGCGCCAGCGCTTCATCGCGCGACGCCAGAGCTATCATGGCAATACGCTGGGCGCGCTCAGCGCCGGCGGAAACGCCTGGCGGCGCGAGCCCTATGCACCGCTGTTGTCGCAGGCGTTCAGCCATGTGACACCGGCTTTCGCCTATCGTGAAAAGCGCGACAGCGAGTCCGAGACGGATTTCGTGGCCCGGCTGGCGGCGGAACTGGAGGCGGAATTCCAGCGGCTCGGTCCCGATACCGTAGCGGCGTTTATCGCGGAGCCGGTGGTGGGTGCGACCGCCGGATGCGCGCCGGCGCCGGAGGGATATTTCCGTGCCGTTCGCGACATCTGCAATCGGCACGGAGCGCTCCTGATTCTCGACGAAGTGATGTGCGGCATGGGCCGCACCGGCACGCGCCATGCGTGGGAGCAGGAAGGCATTGCGCCCGATATCCAGGCCATCGCCAAGGGCCTCGGCGGCGGCTATCAGCCGATCGGCGCGATGCTCGCCAGCGATCGCATCATCGACACCATCCGGCAGGGTTCGGGTTCGTTCCAGCACGGCCACACCTATCTGGCGCATCCGCTGGCCTGCGCGGCGGCGCTGGAAGTGCAGCGCGTGATCGATGACGAAAACTTGCTCGACCGGGTCAAGGATCTCGGCGGCCAGCTCGAGCGGCGGCTGACCGAACGCTTCGGCAATCACCGGCATGTCGGCGATATCCGCGGACGCGGCCTGTTCCAGGCCATCGAACTGGTGGCCGATCGCGCCAGCCGTGAACCGTTCGATCCCGCGCTCAAGCTCAACGCGCGGATCAAGGCCGCCGCCTTCGAGCGTGGCCTTGCCTGTTACCCCGCGGGCGGAACGGCGGACGGCCGCCGCGGCGACCACGTGTTGCTGGCGCCGCCTTATATCTCGACATCTGACGACATCGACATGATCGTCGACCGGCTGGGCCAGGCCGTCGACGCTGCGTTGAAAAGCATTGGTCACTAG
- a CDS encoding DUF3551 domain-containing protein, with amino-acid sequence MRNAMVAILTLSAALAATLAGPSPAVAYDYPYCLQGRGIGIPGECAYTSYAQCMASASGRALYCSINPRVAFAQQRRGRAYGPYRDY; translated from the coding sequence ATGCGCAATGCGATGGTGGCGATACTGACATTGTCCGCGGCGCTGGCCGCAACGCTCGCCGGCCCCTCGCCGGCGGTGGCGTACGATTATCCCTATTGTCTTCAGGGCCGTGGCATCGGCATTCCCGGCGAATGCGCCTATACGAGCTACGCCCAGTGCATGGCCTCGGCGTCGGGACGCGCGCTGTATTGCAGTATCAATCCGCGCGTCGCGTTCGCGCAGCAGCGGCGTGGCCGGGCCTACGGTCCCTACCGGGACTATTGA
- a CDS encoding tetratricopeptide repeat protein, which translates to MSKLPHPSPAKRNAADAALERATLALQMGRPGEAERLAEGVLRANRSSSAAAVILGQALLTQNRPGEAITPLERAARRSDDPKIETLLAAALAAAGRRDEALDQLRRTTARRPPFPPAFREYADQLARAGQFDEAIAVAKTGLQLTPDVVELQVDLGRLYLGCNDRVRARSMLSQALAAAPGRRDIQAVLARVMVFDGEYAAAADIYRHALALQPDDAMTRVDLGMCQLELADRSAGEASLRAATRGRPETLGRAINSLASASHGRFFFRPSAAVKFLGG; encoded by the coding sequence ATGTCGAAGCTCCCGCATCCTTCCCCTGCCAAGCGAAACGCTGCTGACGCGGCGCTTGAGCGTGCGACGCTGGCGTTGCAGATGGGACGGCCCGGTGAAGCGGAACGGCTTGCCGAGGGCGTCCTGAGGGCGAACCGGAGCAGCAGTGCCGCGGCCGTCATCCTGGGCCAGGCCCTCCTGACCCAGAACCGACCTGGCGAGGCCATCACACCGCTGGAGCGGGCGGCACGTCGCAGCGACGACCCGAAAATCGAAACGCTGCTTGCTGCGGCGCTCGCCGCCGCCGGGCGCCGCGACGAGGCGCTCGACCAATTGCGCCGGACCACCGCCAGACGTCCGCCGTTTCCGCCCGCCTTTCGCGAATATGCCGATCAACTGGCGAGGGCCGGACAGTTCGACGAGGCCATTGCGGTTGCCAAAACCGGCCTTCAGCTCACGCCCGACGTCGTCGAGTTGCAGGTCGACCTCGGGCGGCTTTACCTCGGTTGTAACGACCGCGTCCGGGCCCGCAGCATGCTGTCGCAGGCGCTCGCCGCGGCGCCGGGACGACGGGACATTCAAGCGGTACTGGCGCGCGTGATGGTTTTCGACGGCGAATATGCCGCCGCAGCCGATATCTATCGGCATGCATTGGCGCTGCAGCCTGACGACGCCATGACGCGGGTCGATCTCGGGATGTGCCAACTGGAGCTGGCGGATCGGAGTGCCGGTGAAGCCAGCCTGCGCGCGGCCACGCGCGGCAGGCCGGAGACGCTGGGCCGGGCGATCAACTCGCTTGCCTCAGCGTCGCATGGCCGTTTCTTCTTTCGGCCAAGCGCCGCGGTCAAGTTCCTGGGCGGTTAG
- a CDS encoding MurR/RpiR family transcriptional regulator, with the protein MAQPLPKSSPLTELCSALPSLPMRLQQVGRFVAANDYDATTRSMRDLAAEAGADPASFTRLAKALGYSGWDELRAALTEARRPAQPSPFSARTRDRRRGPHSDISLITGKLDAEAAGLSRISAGSVANAAKALHAARRIWIAGFRSCRSVAELLNYQLRLFRADEVQLVGGSGPEDLDLGAFRAGDAVVVIGFAPYSTASVLSARAAHGSGATLIAIADTIAAPMAEGADHLLLYEAASSPGFFPSLTGAVAIAQSLAAVTFMLGGTGAKRRLEETEGRLAAMSQYVAEKG; encoded by the coding sequence ATGGCGCAGCCGCTTCCGAAATCCTCGCCTTTGACCGAATTATGCAGCGCGCTGCCGTCGCTGCCAATGCGGCTGCAGCAGGTCGGGCGGTTTGTCGCCGCCAATGACTATGACGCGACCACGCGCTCGATGCGCGATTTGGCCGCCGAGGCAGGCGCCGATCCCGCCTCCTTCACCCGCCTGGCCAAGGCGCTGGGCTATTCGGGCTGGGACGAATTACGCGCGGCGCTCACCGAGGCGCGCCGGCCCGCGCAACCTTCGCCGTTTTCCGCGCGGACCCGGGACCGGCGGCGCGGCCCCCATTCCGATATCTCCTTGATCACCGGCAAGCTCGATGCAGAGGCGGCGGGACTTTCGCGCATCTCGGCCGGCTCCGTCGCCAATGCCGCCAAGGCTCTGCACGCCGCGCGCCGGATCTGGATCGCCGGCTTTCGCAGCTGCCGCAGCGTTGCCGAACTGCTCAACTATCAGCTTCGGCTGTTTCGCGCCGACGAGGTGCAGCTGGTCGGCGGCTCCGGTCCGGAAGATCTCGACCTCGGCGCCTTCCGCGCCGGCGACGCGGTCGTGGTGATTGGTTTCGCGCCCTATTCCACCGCAAGCGTGCTGTCGGCGCGCGCCGCGCATGGTTCTGGAGCCACTTTGATTGCGATCGCCGATACGATCGCGGCGCCCATGGCGGAGGGGGCCGATCATCTGCTGCTGTACGAGGCGGCCTCGTCGCCGGGGTTCTTCCCCAGCCTGACCGGCGCGGTCGCCATTGCGCAGTCGCTCGCCGCCGTCACCTTCATGCTGGGCGGTACGGGTGCCAAACGGCGTCTCGAAGAGACCGAAGGCCGGCTGGCTGCGATGTCGCAATATGTTGCGGAGAAAGGTTGA
- a CDS encoding VOC family protein: protein MSVKVNALDHLVINVSDVARSAEWYRKILGMEVKVFDPGPGKTPRTSLVFGNQKINVRPRGADKVEWFTADHETAGSDDLCFLTASTPDQVVAHLEANGVAIEEGPVAKQGARGTLRSVYCRDPDGSLIEISSYEGGVG, encoded by the coding sequence ATGTCCGTCAAGGTGAACGCACTCGACCATCTCGTGATCAACGTGTCCGACGTGGCGCGCTCCGCCGAGTGGTATCGCAAGATCCTCGGCATGGAAGTCAAGGTGTTCGATCCCGGCCCGGGCAAGACCCCGCGAACATCGCTGGTGTTCGGCAACCAGAAGATCAACGTGCGGCCGCGCGGCGCCGACAAGGTCGAGTGGTTCACGGCCGACCACGAGACCGCCGGAAGCGACGACCTGTGCTTTCTGACCGCCAGTACCCCGGACCAGGTGGTCGCGCACCTGGAGGCGAATGGCGTCGCGATCGAGGAAGGCCCGGTCGCCAAACAGGGCGCTCGCGGCACGCTGCGCTCGGTCTATTGCCGGGATCCCGACGGCAGCCTGATCGAGATTTCGTCGTATGAGGGTGGGGTGGGCTGA